The following proteins are encoded in a genomic region of Candidatus Methylospira mobilis:
- a CDS encoding NHLP leader peptide family RiPP precursor has protein sequence MNEVAAEQIPEYDEHDEQLARLIAKCWADAAYKAKLLTNTSEILKEEGFEVQEGVTIRAVENTRSMYHLVIPEKPAELSDQELDGVVGGIWKTIRRASRGPRIAVAYIKHTGQMMNEPSSFPTDHIAAELDRDVNWIKRNT, from the coding sequence ATGAACGAAGTAGCAGCAGAACAAATCCCGGAATATGATGAACACGACGAGCAACTCGCTCGTCTAATCGCCAAGTGCTGGGCGGATGCGGCTTACAAGGCCAAGTTGTTGACGAATACGTCAGAAATTTTAAAAGAAGAAGGCTTTGAGGTTCAAGAAGGAGTGACCATCAGGGCTGTGGAAAACACACGCAGTATGTATCATTTGGTGATTCCTGAAAAACCAGCGGAATTGTCCGATCAGGAGTTGGATGGCGTTGTAGGCGGAATATGGAAAACTATTCGGCGCGCTTCACGTGGACCTCGTATAGCAGTTGCCTATATTAAACACACTGGCCAGATGATGAACGAGCCGAGCAGCTTTCCAACTGATCATATTGCAGCAGAATTAGATCGCGACGTTAACTGGATAAAACGAAATACCTAG